The segment CCGGCGAGACGCTGATCTTCGTCGTGGACCTGCTGTCCGTCTGACGACGCCGGTTCACTGCTGAGAGCCCCTGCCCGGCAGGGGCTCTCGCGGTTTCCGGGACCGGTTTTGCGGGGCAGCGTCAGCGCGATACGGTCTCGATCGAGAGCAACTGCAACGTGAATCCAGGACAAGGACGGTTGCGTCGAGTGGCCATTGCCAAGGCCGAGCGGCTGATGAACCTGGCGCTGTGCCTGATGAACACCCGGCGCCCGGTCAGCAAGCGCGAGCTGCGCACATCCATCGAGGCCTACCACGAGGGCGCGGACGACGCCTTCAACCGGATGTTCGAGCGGGACAAGGACGATCTGCGCGAGCTGGGCATGGTCATCGACACCATCGAGAGCCTGGACGGCGAGATCGGCTACCTCGCCCGCCGCGACCGCAACCGGCTCCCCGAGATCGCGCTGGACGCCGAAGAGGCCGCCGCTCTCACCCTGGCCGCCAAGGTCTGGCAGCAGGCCCGCTTCGCCGAGGCCGCCAGCGGCGCCCTGCAGAAGCTGCGGGCCGCCGGTGTGCCCTTCGACGACGCCGCGGAGCAGACCCTGTCCGGCGGGCACAGCGCCCTGGAACCCCGGATCCCGGCGCCCGAGCCGGCCTTCGAGCCGCTGATGACCGCCGCCCGCGAGCGCCGGGCGGTGGCCTTCGACTACCGCAAGTCCAATGCGGCCCGTCCCGAGCCGCGCCAGGTCGAGCCCTGGGCGCTGGAGTGCTGGCGCGGCCACTGGTACGTGGCCGGCTGGGACCGCGACCGGGGTGCCGTCCGGGTCTTCCGGCTCTCCCGCATCACCGGCCGGGTCAGGGTCCGCGGCGGCGGGTTCACCGCCGAGGTGCCCGACCACGTGGACGTACGCGCCGCCGTCGCGAGCTGGGCCGGGGAGGGCGCCACCGGTACCGCGCGGATCCGGCTGCGCCGCGACTCGGGGTATCCGCTGCGGGCGCGGTCCGTGGAGATACTGCCGGTCGACGCCGAGTGGGACGAGCTGGAGATCCCGTACGGGCACGGCCTGGAGGCCTGGCTGGTGGAGTTCGGGCCGGATGTGGTGGTCCTGGAACCCGCGG is part of the Streptomyces sp. NBC_01262 genome and harbors:
- a CDS encoding helix-turn-helix transcriptional regulator, translated to MAIAKAERLMNLALCLMNTRRPVSKRELRTSIEAYHEGADDAFNRMFERDKDDLRELGMVIDTIESLDGEIGYLARRDRNRLPEIALDAEEAAALTLAAKVWQQARFAEAASGALQKLRAAGVPFDDAAEQTLSGGHSALEPRIPAPEPAFEPLMTAARERRAVAFDYRKSNAARPEPRQVEPWALECWRGHWYVAGWDRDRGAVRVFRLSRITGRVRVRGGGFTAEVPDHVDVRAAVASWAGEGATGTARIRLRRDSGYPLRARSVEILPVDAEWDELEIPYGHGLEAWLVEFGPDVVVLEPAELRADVIDRLRAVAKG